A genome region from Defluviimonas aquaemixtae includes the following:
- a CDS encoding SDR family oxidoreductase — MKDSQFGPKGWTPERLGSLAGKTYVITGANAGAGFEASRILLSKGAKVVMLNRSPEKSTAAVETLKKEFGPDADVSFVRMDLAELASVRDAAAEVLKMVPRIDALICNAAIAQVPMQKSTKDGFESQLGTNHYGHFVLCGMLFDRIDESRGRIVVVASLGYKMGLRTIQFDDMNWDKNYRANPAYSQSKLAQMMFAYELQDRVKAANKNVEVYVCHPGSSATSLIKTSGSLTSRFVFYIMTLSPLVQSAEKGAYPEVMCATEGGLDQKALYGPTGRMEWVGPVGKGTLEPFALDKAVMEKLWSRSEKETGFSWSV; from the coding sequence ATGAAAGACAGCCAATTTGGACCCAAAGGCTGGACGCCCGAGCGCCTCGGCTCACTTGCAGGCAAGACCTACGTCATCACCGGCGCCAATGCCGGTGCGGGGTTCGAGGCATCGCGCATCCTTCTTTCAAAGGGCGCAAAGGTGGTGATGCTGAACCGCAGCCCGGAGAAGTCGACAGCCGCAGTCGAGACGCTGAAGAAGGAATTCGGCCCTGACGCCGACGTGAGCTTTGTCCGCATGGACCTCGCGGAGCTTGCGAGCGTGCGCGACGCGGCGGCAGAGGTGTTGAAGATGGTTCCACGCATCGACGCGCTGATCTGCAACGCGGCCATCGCGCAGGTGCCCATGCAGAAGTCCACCAAGGACGGCTTCGAAAGCCAGCTTGGCACCAACCACTACGGTCATTTCGTCCTGTGCGGCATGCTCTTCGACCGCATCGACGAGTCAAGGGGCCGTATCGTGGTCGTTGCAAGCCTTGGCTACAAGATGGGCTTGAGGACAATCCAGTTCGACGACATGAACTGGGACAAGAATTATCGCGCCAATCCCGCTTACAGCCAAAGCAAGCTGGCTCAAATGATGTTCGCCTACGAGCTGCAAGACCGGGTGAAAGCGGCAAACAAGAACGTCGAAGTCTATGTCTGCCATCCGGGGTCATCCGCAACGTCGCTCATCAAAACCAGCGGCAGCCTCACCTCAAGATTCGTGTTTTACATCATGACCCTGTCGCCCTTGGTTCAATCGGCGGAAAAGGGCGCCTATCCGGAAGTCATGTGCGCAACCGAGGGCGGCCTGGATCAGAAGGCTCTTTACGGTCCCACGGGCCGCATGGAGTGGGTCGGTCCTGTCGGTAAGGGCACGCTGGAACCCTTCGCTTTGGACAAGGCCGTAATGGAAAAGCTGTGGAGCCGGTCAGAGAAGGAAACGGGTTTCAGTTGGAGCGTTTGA
- a CDS encoding tyrosine-type recombinase/integrase gives MTIANLPAIRACRPAWNKGRVVGQKRPLLPKQVWAIRVRLELAENFRDLALFNNAIDSKLRGCDIVKLNVADVYAAGQVKERASIIQSKTRKPVRFELTEGTRASLATWLEQPMMIGSEFLWPGRFHERLHISTRQYARLVRDWVSSIDLEPSSYGTHSMRRTKVAHIYRKTDNLRAVQLLLGHTKMDSTVRYLGVELEDALAIAEAI, from the coding sequence ATGACAATTGCAAACCTACCGGCCATTCGCGCCTGCCGCCCTGCCTGGAACAAGGGCCGCGTTGTCGGCCAGAAACGCCCGCTGCTGCCGAAACAGGTCTGGGCGATCCGTGTCCGGCTCGAGCTGGCTGAGAACTTCCGCGACCTCGCGCTCTTCAACAACGCGATCGACAGCAAGCTCAGGGGCTGCGATATCGTCAAGCTAAACGTCGCCGACGTCTATGCCGCCGGCCAAGTCAAGGAACGCGCCTCGATCATCCAGAGCAAGACGCGGAAACCGGTTCGGTTCGAATTGACCGAGGGGACCCGCGCGTCGCTAGCGACCTGGCTCGAGCAACCCATGATGATCGGATCAGAATTCCTTTGGCCCGGCCGGTTCCACGAACGCCTGCACATCTCGACGCGGCAATACGCCCGCCTTGTTCGGGATTGGGTCTCGTCCATCGACCTCGAGCCAAGCTCCTACGGCACGCATTCCATGCGCCGCACCAAGGTCGCGCACATCTATCGCAAGACCGACAACCTTCGGGCGGTGCAACTGCTCTTGGGCCACACCAAGATGGACAGCACGGTCCGCTATCTCGGCGTCGAGCTCGAAGATGCGCTGGCTATCGCGGAAGCAATTTGA
- a CDS encoding ABC transporter permease produces MTMEPDLRRPFSEFAEQSGDYYSDVFLKIQKSTLDRFHINKAALLGSFVWAALRGNWTLFVIGFAVDLIAVVNLSLVHKYTKAAADNADKDFLVQRYEGWSQSHLMGAIVAFVLGRLIFAWVADRLYANQYSRWRVNREVNSGVSTSRLILCALITLLIFPMMIYRSTQFAPDERTCIRQDRAMAEGEAVPFKDRFDCFIIGEFPTLFWIERPDDITFPRDDAGNRIIQRTPPNPDAPPVNLNTYVSEAIDNGIAYLTVFYGFLFDGITQFLRGMLSAITSVFVGTPWPITMCALLFIAYKMAGTRTTIFVGASLIYLAVFGFWQTAMDTMSLVVAASIICVVAGLPLGIWVGKSARGHGIMTPILDVMQTIPSFVYLLPAIAFFSIGKPPGILATVIFAMPPMVRLTALGIRHVPENTKEAALAFGANPRQLLTKVELPLALPSIMTGINQVVMMSLSMVVIAALIGAGGMGYIVTEALEKTETGRGVLAGIGIALLAMMIDRVVQKANRARH; encoded by the coding sequence ATGACAATGGAACCCGATCTGAGAAGACCCTTTTCCGAGTTCGCGGAGCAAAGCGGAGACTACTACTCCGATGTCTTTCTGAAGATCCAGAAGTCGACGCTGGACCGCTTTCACATCAACAAGGCGGCACTTCTGGGCAGCTTCGTCTGGGCGGCGCTGCGCGGCAACTGGACGCTTTTCGTGATCGGATTCGCCGTCGACCTGATCGCGGTGGTCAATCTATCGCTTGTCCACAAATACACCAAGGCCGCCGCCGACAACGCGGACAAGGACTTTCTCGTCCAACGCTATGAGGGCTGGTCCCAGTCCCATCTGATGGGCGCCATAGTTGCGTTCGTCCTCGGGCGGCTGATCTTTGCCTGGGTGGCTGACAGGCTCTACGCCAACCAGTATTCGAGATGGCGCGTGAACAGAGAGGTCAACAGCGGCGTTTCGACGTCACGCCTGATCCTTTGCGCTCTGATCACCCTTCTGATCTTTCCGATGATGATCTACCGGTCCACGCAGTTCGCTCCGGACGAACGCACCTGTATCCGGCAGGACCGCGCCATGGCCGAAGGCGAAGCCGTGCCTTTCAAAGATCGGTTCGACTGCTTCATAATCGGTGAATTTCCCACGCTCTTCTGGATCGAGCGGCCGGATGACATCACCTTTCCCCGGGACGACGCGGGCAATAGGATCATCCAGCGTACGCCGCCGAACCCTGACGCTCCGCCGGTCAACCTCAACACCTATGTGTCGGAGGCGATTGACAACGGCATTGCCTACCTGACGGTATTCTACGGCTTTCTTTTCGACGGCATAACACAATTCCTGCGGGGGATGCTAAGCGCGATCACCTCCGTATTCGTCGGCACGCCCTGGCCGATCACGATGTGCGCACTTCTCTTCATCGCGTACAAGATGGCAGGCACGCGCACGACGATCTTCGTCGGAGCTTCGCTGATCTACCTCGCAGTGTTCGGCTTCTGGCAGACGGCCATGGACACGATGTCGCTTGTCGTGGCGGCGTCGATCATCTGCGTCGTTGCGGGCTTGCCATTGGGGATCTGGGTCGGAAAGTCGGCGCGCGGGCACGGGATCATGACACCGATCCTCGATGTCATGCAGACGATCCCGTCCTTCGTCTACCTGCTGCCCGCCATCGCGTTCTTCTCGATCGGTAAGCCGCCGGGGATCCTTGCTACCGTGATCTTCGCGATGCCGCCGATGGTCCGGCTAACGGCGCTCGGCATCCGTCATGTGCCGGAGAACACCAAGGAAGCTGCCCTCGCCTTCGGCGCGAACCCCCGCCAGCTGCTGACAAAGGTCGAGCTTCCGCTGGCGCTGCCCTCGATCATGACCGGGATCAACCAGGTCGTCATGATGAGCCTATCGATGGTTGTCATCGCCGCGCTCATTGGCGCGGGCGGCATGGGCTACATCGTAACCGAGGCGCTTGAAAAGACCGAAACCGGACGCGGAGTCCTCGCTGGTATCGGAATTGCCCTCCTTGCGATGATGATCGACCGGGTGGTGCAGAAAGCGAACAGGGCCCGTCACTAG
- a CDS encoding LacI family DNA-binding transcriptional regulator, which produces MARKVGSIRDVAKETGLSIATISRVMNGVDKVSPETRNRVLKACKKLDYFPNPAARALSTKKSRTIAAIIPTIEHSVFAKFIAGIEQTLAERDYSLVLAVSNGDEDEEFRAARKLLGMGAEAFILSGAAHNKAMVEMLERRQVPHVFTSIWNPDCKSPTIGYDNFNLAANAVSFLAAKGHRNLAVIHGPLAESDRTVARREGAASVQTEPLVTEFHETSLSVEGGKSVIREILTRHSGVTAVLCFSDVLALGAYFGLSEAGLRIPDDMSVMGFDNLDWAKDAMPPLTTIDLPAAGMGREVASQLVDHLESDAALVPKLLPSRIIERESVRQLGGDCEQEAGG; this is translated from the coding sequence GTGGCCAGGAAAGTAGGAAGCATCCGCGATGTCGCGAAGGAAACCGGGCTTTCCATCGCAACAATCTCGCGGGTCATGAACGGCGTCGATAAGGTCAGTCCGGAGACCCGCAACCGTGTTCTGAAGGCGTGCAAGAAGCTGGACTACTTCCCCAACCCGGCCGCACGCGCCCTCTCTACCAAAAAGTCCAGAACGATCGCAGCCATTATCCCGACGATCGAACATTCGGTCTTTGCAAAGTTTATCGCCGGCATCGAGCAAACTTTGGCAGAGAGGGATTATTCGCTCGTTCTGGCCGTCTCCAACGGCGACGAGGACGAGGAATTTCGGGCGGCGCGCAAACTTCTCGGCATGGGTGCCGAAGCCTTCATACTCAGCGGGGCGGCGCATAACAAAGCAATGGTGGAGATGCTGGAGCGACGCCAAGTACCGCATGTCTTCACGTCGATCTGGAATCCGGACTGCAAGAGTCCGACGATCGGATACGACAATTTCAATCTTGCCGCGAATGCCGTTAGTTTTCTCGCCGCGAAAGGACATCGCAACCTCGCTGTCATTCACGGACCCCTCGCAGAAAGCGACCGGACGGTCGCCCGGCGTGAAGGTGCGGCCTCTGTGCAAACGGAGCCACTTGTAACTGAGTTTCACGAAACGAGTCTCAGCGTTGAGGGTGGCAAGAGCGTGATCCGGGAAATCCTGACGCGCCACAGCGGTGTGACCGCAGTGTTGTGCTTCTCCGACGTTTTGGCACTAGGCGCCTACTTCGGTCTGTCCGAGGCCGGATTGCGAATTCCCGATGACATGTCGGTCATGGGTTTCGACAATCTGGATTGGGCAAAGGACGCCATGCCTCCGCTCACCACGATTGATCTCCCTGCAGCTGGGATGGGACGCGAAGTGGCCAGTCAGCTTGTGGATCACCTCGAGAGTGATGCAGCGCTCGTGCCGAAACTCCTGCCCAGCCGGATCATTGAGCGGGAGTCCGTCCGTCAGTTAGGCGGGGATTGCGAGCAGGAGGCCGGCGGTTGA
- a CDS encoding ABC transporter substrate-binding protein, with translation MKLFGNLLAGAAVSALFASGAAAQDATVKIGDLSWTGASAIAHVIEAVIDGPLDSEAEIVTGLSDGNVIAAGMDKGDGSADVYTDLWMPNREAIWNEYIDGAQTVGHNIPYLGTQKMYVPSYMAERVKSVEDLKDPEVAAMFDKDGNGKGEYWAGDAGWNSTRMWQVKFKSYGLSELWEPEILPDATFKAQLQTAIQREQPILFYYWTPEWVHAAYDLTPIEEPERTEGCENVDLEKEDWLEVSNFSCASSDAEIFVAYSKTLEKRNPPVAKFLSQMQLDPDVVNEWILKIGRDGMDPRDVAEDWVANNMDTVNEWIN, from the coding sequence ATGAAACTATTCGGAAATCTGCTCGCAGGGGCCGCCGTGTCCGCGCTATTCGCTTCCGGTGCCGCCGCGCAGGACGCCACGGTCAAGATCGGCGATCTGAGCTGGACGGGCGCCTCGGCCATCGCCCATGTGATCGAAGCCGTGATCGATGGTCCGCTCGATTCGGAAGCCGAAATCGTCACCGGCCTCTCGGACGGCAATGTCATCGCTGCCGGCATGGACAAGGGTGACGGTTCGGCGGATGTCTACACCGATCTCTGGATGCCTAACCGCGAGGCCATCTGGAACGAATATATCGACGGCGCACAGACCGTCGGCCACAACATCCCCTATCTGGGCACCCAGAAGATGTATGTGCCGTCCTACATGGCGGAACGGGTGAAATCAGTCGAGGATCTCAAGGATCCGGAAGTCGCCGCGATGTTCGACAAGGACGGCAATGGCAAGGGCGAGTACTGGGCCGGCGACGCCGGTTGGAACTCCACGCGGATGTGGCAGGTAAAGTTCAAAAGCTACGGCCTGTCGGAGCTTTGGGAGCCTGAGATTCTGCCTGACGCGACCTTCAAGGCGCAGCTACAGACCGCGATTCAGCGCGAACAGCCGATCCTGTTCTACTACTGGACGCCGGAGTGGGTTCACGCTGCCTATGACCTTACGCCGATCGAAGAGCCGGAGCGCACCGAGGGCTGCGAGAACGTGGACCTCGAAAAGGAAGACTGGCTGGAAGTGTCAAACTTCTCCTGCGCCAGCAGCGACGCGGAAATCTTCGTCGCCTACTCCAAAACCTTGGAAAAGCGTAATCCGCCGGTGGCGAAGTTCCTCAGCCAGATGCAGCTCGATCCGGACGTAGTCAACGAATGGATCCTGAAGATCGGCCGCGACGGCATGGACCCGCGCGATGTGGCCGAGGACTGGGTCGCGAACAACATGGACACCGTGAACGAATGGATTAACTGA
- a CDS encoding alanyl-tRNA editing protein yields MREADLYRADPYLTEATARVAALTENGGIVPDRSLFYPQGGGQPGDSGELLWEGGRIPIVTAVKGADGSVVLVPAETAALPPVGAELRQTLDWERRYRHMRIHTALHLLSVVIPLPVTGGQIGSEKGRLDFDMPEPPEDPAALEAELNALIARALPVTEDWITDEDLAANPGLVKTMSVAPPTGQGRVRLIRIGAGSDQVDLQPCGGTHVARTGEIGRVAIGKIEKKGRQNRRVSLVLVD; encoded by the coding sequence ATGAGAGAAGCCGATCTCTACCGCGCCGACCCCTATCTGACAGAGGCCACGGCGCGCGTCGCGGCGCTGACGGAAAACGGCGGAATCGTGCCCGATCGGAGCCTCTTCTATCCGCAGGGTGGCGGCCAGCCGGGCGACAGCGGCGAACTTCTGTGGGAGGGCGGACGCATTCCGATCGTCACCGCGGTCAAGGGCGCGGACGGGTCCGTCGTCCTTGTCCCGGCAGAGACCGCCGCGCTGCCGCCCGTGGGCGCCGAGCTTCGTCAGACGCTGGATTGGGAAAGGCGCTACCGGCACATGCGAATCCACACGGCCTTGCATCTCCTGTCGGTGGTGATCCCGCTGCCGGTCACCGGCGGCCAGATCGGGTCCGAGAAGGGCCGGCTCGATTTCGACATGCCGGAGCCGCCTGAGGACCCCGCCGCGCTCGAGGCGGAGTTGAACGCTCTCATCGCGCGCGCTCTGCCGGTCACGGAGGATTGGATCACCGACGAGGATCTCGCCGCCAATCCCGGCCTCGTCAAGACGATGTCGGTCGCTCCGCCGACGGGGCAGGGCAGGGTGCGGCTGATCCGGATCGGGGCGGGGAGCGATCAGGTCGACCTGCAGCCCTGCGGCGGCACCCACGTCGCCCGCACCGGCGAGATCGGCCGGGTCGCGATCGGCAAGATTGAGAAGAAGGGCAGGCAGAACCGGCGCGTGAGCCTTGTTCTCGTGGACTGA
- a CDS encoding AraC family transcriptional regulator produces the protein MCNEQIKHLLEGRIREDGLMESGVKGVKLFRATSPVHCAPAVYEPSVIAIVSGAKEAVLDGERYVYDSSRYMCCPMSMPVKAGTPAASPENPLFGVYVSLDQRVMTELAMEIDSAGGTIRSNKGGPRAQGIRLARWDEAFSDALLRLLQLGDSETDTAVLGHTRLRELYYAILKGEAGFFARQAFGVGNGIARSIAHVSSNLNTPISIDSMATRAGMSRAVFHRMFKQATTMSPIQFVKSMRLNNAAMKIAGGMTVNEAAMDVGYVSPSQFSREFKRMYGQSPRQWSDAQQLPLGSGVTDGALQ, from the coding sequence ATGTGCAATGAACAGATCAAGCACCTCCTCGAGGGCCGGATCCGTGAGGACGGCCTGATGGAATCCGGTGTGAAGGGGGTGAAGCTTTTCCGGGCGACCAGTCCGGTTCACTGTGCCCCTGCGGTCTACGAACCCAGTGTCATCGCCATTGTGAGCGGGGCCAAGGAGGCTGTGCTGGATGGTGAGCGATATGTCTACGACAGCAGCAGGTACATGTGCTGCCCCATGTCGATGCCGGTGAAGGCAGGGACACCTGCCGCATCGCCGGAAAACCCTCTCTTTGGCGTTTATGTTTCACTGGATCAGCGCGTGATGACCGAACTGGCCATGGAGATAGACAGCGCCGGGGGCACCATCCGATCAAATAAGGGTGGTCCGCGTGCGCAAGGGATCAGGCTCGCGCGTTGGGATGAGGCGTTCTCGGACGCGCTGTTGCGGCTGCTGCAATTAGGCGACAGCGAAACGGATACGGCTGTCCTTGGGCACACGCGCCTGCGCGAGCTCTACTATGCAATCCTGAAAGGAGAGGCAGGCTTCTTTGCGAGACAGGCGTTTGGCGTCGGAAATGGGATCGCGCGGTCCATCGCGCATGTGTCTTCCAATCTGAACACGCCAATCTCGATCGACAGTATGGCAACGCGCGCGGGCATGAGCCGCGCCGTGTTTCACCGAATGTTCAAGCAGGCCACGACGATGTCACCCATTCAATTCGTGAAATCCATGCGCCTCAACAACGCTGCGATGAAGATTGCCGGGGGCATGACCGTGAATGAAGCGGCCATGGATGTGGGTTACGTCAGCCCGTCTCAGTTCAGCCGGGAGTTTAAACGGATGTACGGGCAGTCTCCCAGGCAGTGGAGCGATGCCCAGCAACTCCCCCTTGGGAGCGGCGTGACGGACGGCGCGCTTCAATGA
- a CDS encoding DUF1989 domain-containing protein, with protein MLNIEAATRLQRFRYQGIKQADSLKLSVGCGETGRVRVSAGSIVSLTNVDGGAGAWLTAISERDRNFGLSALEVPPQAASTLDPAAFDSRMMAAIASERGGKLEDARVLRVFDEGVAPGEVHLARVTSDALLFVIVPKSRDYITVGGGGQIAVSIKPPVGDNSGLVLPEPLGKIRDEWRVTRGTARAYELKKGQFVQIIDVEGQQCSDFMAMRSDALDAGKERYIDSTVSRTMTRSAYPLPGLHDKFYDQDIRPLLAVRQDTVGRHDTFALACTARGYEERGFPGHLNCSDNISSVFAPYGIQPRRAWPAINFFFNSWIDWHDHNISADEAWSRPGDYVAMQALIDLVCVSTACPDDVDPINGWNPTDIHVRIYEEDTSISHSVSWRAQPDDAGSLTRHSAFHPRTSKLTTRFHASRDLWVPAQYDATGAVEEYWACKNAATLQDMSGLRKFDVVGPDAEALLQHCLTRDVSKLAQHRGFYALMCDKRGSVLDDGTLFRLEPMAFRWCCGSDNSAAHLREQAEILGLNARVLSLGHRMVNLALQGPKSRDILRKVVFTQPTRPALDNLKWFGFTIARLHDRDGPMFMLCRTGFTGELGYEIFCDRDDALAIWDGLMEAGAPHGLVPMGGEALNLLRIEAGLMIAGAEFGPDSDAFESGLGFAVDLKKSDFLGKAALERNAAAPRRKLVGLHFAGSEAPSHGDALFIGREQVGVATSGCHSPQLGHAIAMSRVAVENAEIGTELEVGKLDGRMKRLPGVVVALPFLDPKREKARA; from the coding sequence GTGCTAAACATCGAGGCCGCCACGCGGCTACAGCGCTTTCGCTATCAGGGCATCAAGCAGGCAGACAGCCTGAAACTGTCCGTCGGCTGTGGCGAAACCGGGCGCGTGCGCGTCTCAGCTGGTAGCATCGTCTCGCTGACCAATGTGGATGGCGGCGCCGGCGCGTGGCTAACCGCCATTTCCGAGCGCGACAGGAATTTCGGTCTGTCCGCGCTCGAAGTGCCACCGCAGGCCGCCTCGACGCTCGATCCCGCCGCATTTGACTCGCGTATGATGGCCGCCATCGCTTCTGAACGCGGTGGGAAGCTCGAGGACGCGCGCGTGCTGCGCGTCTTCGACGAGGGGGTCGCGCCCGGCGAGGTTCATCTCGCGCGGGTGACGTCGGATGCTCTGCTGTTCGTCATCGTCCCTAAGTCCCGCGACTACATCACCGTCGGCGGCGGCGGCCAGATCGCGGTGAGCATCAAGCCTCCGGTAGGCGACAACAGCGGCCTCGTCCTGCCCGAGCCGCTGGGCAAAATCCGCGACGAGTGGCGCGTAACGCGCGGCACCGCCAGGGCCTATGAGTTGAAGAAGGGCCAATTCGTCCAGATCATCGACGTTGAGGGGCAGCAATGCTCCGACTTCATGGCGATGCGGAGCGATGCGCTGGATGCCGGGAAAGAGCGCTACATCGATTCCACCGTGTCGCGCACGATGACGCGCAGCGCCTACCCGCTACCCGGCCTGCACGACAAGTTCTACGATCAGGACATCCGCCCGCTTCTGGCGGTCCGTCAGGACACGGTGGGTCGGCACGACACCTTCGCGCTGGCCTGCACCGCGCGGGGGTACGAAGAGCGCGGCTTTCCGGGGCATCTGAACTGCTCCGACAACATCAGCAGTGTCTTCGCCCCCTACGGTATCCAGCCGCGTCGGGCATGGCCGGCGATCAACTTCTTCTTCAACTCCTGGATCGACTGGCACGATCACAACATCTCGGCCGACGAGGCGTGGTCGCGCCCGGGGGATTACGTGGCCATGCAGGCCTTGATCGATCTCGTTTGCGTCTCGACCGCGTGCCCGGACGACGTCGATCCGATCAACGGCTGGAATCCGACTGACATCCACGTGCGCATCTACGAAGAGGACACGTCCATTTCCCACTCAGTTTCCTGGCGTGCACAGCCAGATGATGCCGGAAGTCTGACACGACATTCGGCGTTCCACCCGCGCACCTCGAAGCTGACGACACGCTTCCACGCCTCGCGCGACCTCTGGGTTCCGGCGCAGTACGACGCGACCGGCGCTGTCGAGGAATACTGGGCCTGTAAGAACGCGGCGACGTTGCAGGACATGTCGGGCCTCAGGAAGTTCGACGTCGTGGGCCCGGATGCCGAAGCGCTACTGCAGCACTGCCTAACCCGCGACGTGTCGAAACTGGCCCAGCATCGCGGGTTCTACGCACTCATGTGCGACAAGCGGGGCAGCGTGCTCGATGACGGCACGCTATTCCGGCTGGAGCCAATGGCGTTCCGCTGGTGCTGCGGGTCGGACAATTCCGCTGCGCATCTGCGTGAGCAGGCGGAAATCCTCGGGCTGAACGCGCGCGTGCTCTCGCTCGGGCACCGCATGGTGAACCTGGCGTTGCAAGGGCCGAAATCGCGCGACATCCTGCGCAAGGTCGTGTTCACCCAGCCGACGCGCCCCGCGCTCGACAACCTCAAGTGGTTCGGCTTCACGATCGCCCGGCTCCACGATCGCGACGGCCCAATGTTCATGCTTTGCCGGACCGGGTTCACTGGCGAGCTGGGTTACGAGATATTCTGCGACCGCGACGATGCGCTCGCGATCTGGGACGGGCTGATGGAGGCCGGCGCGCCGCACGGGCTGGTTCCCATGGGCGGCGAGGCGCTGAACTTGCTGCGCATCGAGGCTGGGCTGATGATTGCGGGCGCGGAGTTCGGGCCCGACAGCGACGCCTTCGAATCCGGTCTGGGCTTCGCGGTCGACCTGAAGAAGTCCGATTTCCTCGGCAAAGCTGCGCTCGAGCGCAATGCCGCCGCGCCGCGCCGCAAGCTTGTGGGCCTTCACTTTGCCGGGAGCGAGGCGCCCTCGCACGGCGACGCCCTTTTTATCGGCCGCGAACAGGTCGGGGTCGCCACCAGCGGCTGCCACTCGCCGCAACTCGGCCACGCAATCGCGATGTCCCGCGTGGCGGTGGAGAACGCCGAGATCGGCACAGAACTTGAAGTTGGCAAGCTCGACGGGCGCATGAAGCGGCTGCCCGGCGTCGTCGTCGCCCTGCCGTTCCTCGACCCGAAAAGAGAGAAGGCGCGCGCGTGA
- a CDS encoding quaternary amine ABC transporter ATP-binding protein encodes MRDNGSEAVVVTRNVWKIFGDLAQEAMEAVRRDNLSKAEVLERFQAVVGVRDVSISVGEGEIFCIMGLSGSGKSTLVRHINRLIEPTGGEILINGVDVGGLNAEDLRVMRADKIGMVFQNMALLPHRTVRDNISFALELRNVDAFTRANVADRVIELVHLQGYGDRMPSELSGGMQQRVGLARAMAADPDILLMDEPFSALDPLIRRGLQDEFLDLSKSMKKTTLFITHDLDEAIRMGTRIAIMKDGEIVQTGTPEEIVTQPADDYVADFVAGISKLKLIFAHTVMQPVEAFESNGRKLPPLETCPKAGPEDNLDVLVSLAVDQDNPIVIESDGKPVGVVTKDALLHGIKGEV; translated from the coding sequence GTGAGAGATAACGGATCAGAAGCTGTCGTCGTCACACGGAACGTGTGGAAAATCTTTGGCGACCTGGCCCAAGAAGCCATGGAGGCCGTCCGGCGGGACAACCTGTCGAAAGCCGAAGTGCTCGAACGGTTCCAGGCCGTCGTCGGCGTGCGGGATGTTTCGATCTCCGTGGGCGAAGGCGAAATCTTCTGCATCATGGGGCTGTCGGGTTCCGGAAAATCGACGCTTGTCCGTCATATCAACCGGCTGATCGAGCCTACCGGCGGAGAGATCCTGATCAACGGCGTCGATGTCGGCGGCCTGAACGCCGAAGACTTGCGCGTCATGCGCGCCGACAAGATCGGTATGGTGTTTCAAAACATGGCGCTGTTGCCGCACCGCACGGTGCGCGACAACATCTCCTTCGCGCTGGAACTGAGGAACGTCGACGCCTTCACTCGCGCCAACGTCGCCGACCGCGTAATCGAGCTGGTTCACCTTCAGGGCTACGGCGACCGGATGCCGAGCGAACTCTCCGGCGGCATGCAGCAGCGCGTGGGCCTCGCCCGTGCCATGGCCGCCGATCCCGACATCCTCCTGATGGACGAGCCGTTCTCCGCCCTCGATCCGTTGATCCGCCGTGGGCTTCAGGACGAGTTTCTCGATCTCTCGAAGTCCATGAAGAAGACGACGCTGTTCATCACCCATGACCTCGACGAGGCGATCCGCATGGGGACAAGGATCGCGATCATGAAGGACGGCGAGATCGTGCAGACGGGCACTCCGGAAGAGATCGTGACCCAGCCGGCGGACGATTATGTCGCGGATTTCGTGGCCGGCATCTCAAAGCTCAAGCTGATCTTCGCGCACACGGTGATGCAGCCCGTCGAGGCCTTCGAGAGCAATGGGAGGAAGCTGCCCCCGCTCGAAACCTGCCCGAAGGCGGGGCCCGAGGACAATCTGGACGTGCTGGTCAGCCTCGCGGTCGATCAGGACAACCCGATCGTGATCGAGAGCGACGGCAAACCGGTGGGCGTCGTGACGAAGGATGCGCTCCTGCACGGCATCAAGGGCGAGGTGTGA